One genomic segment of Odocoileus virginianus isolate 20LAN1187 ecotype Illinois chromosome 33, Ovbor_1.2, whole genome shotgun sequence includes these proteins:
- the NLRC3 gene encoding NLR family CARD domain-containing protein 3 isoform X3, giving the protein MRKQELRPGGEAGQGHAASSPAEQVKALVDLLAGKGSQGSQAPQPLNRTPECPLKPHGNDLRIQRHWEALLSRTGGGPELGSPSPRLTSLLLVEGLTDLQLREHDFTQVEATRGGWCSAKTIALDRLFLPLSRVSIPPRISITIGVAGVGKTTLVRNFVHLWARGQVGKDFSLVLPLTFRDLNTHEKLSADRLLRSVFPHAGEAGLASAALSKALLVLDGLDECKTPLDFSNTVACTDPKKEIQVDHLITNIIRGNLFPEVSVWITSRPGAAGQIPGGLVDRMTEIRGFSEEEIKTCLEQMFPEDPVLTGWVLSQVQADRALYLMCTVPAFCRLAGAALGHLHRHRPGPPDAELWPPRTLCELYSWYFRMALGGEGQEKAKASPRIEQLAHSGRKLVGTLGRLAFHGLIRKKYVFYEPDLKVLGVDLALLQTALCSRFLQREETLASVAAYCFTHLSLQEFVAAAYYCSASKRAIFDLFTEGGVSWPRLGFLTHFRSAAQRAMQAEDGRLDIFLRFLSGLLSPRVNALLAGSLLTQGEHQGYRAQVAELLQGCLRPDVAVCARAVNVLHCLRELQHTELARSVEGAVASGGLARLTSPPHRAALAYLLQVSDVCAPEAPLPLRLGPGVLQSLLPQLLYCQSLRLDTNQLQDPVMDLLGSVLSGKDCRIQRLSLAENQISNKGAKALARSLLVNRSLTTLDLRSNSIGPRGAKALADALKINRTLASLSLQSNRIRDDGARCMAEALAANRILCVLHLQKNSIGPVGTQQMADALKQNRSLKELMFSSNSIGDGGAKALAEALMVNQGLKSLDLQSNSISDPGVAALMGALCTNQTLLSLNLRENSISPEGAQDLARALRTNSTLKSLDLTANLLHDQGAQAIAEAVRENRALTSLHLQWNFIQAGAAKALGQALQLNTSLTSLDLQENAIGDEGASALASALKVNTALTALYLQVASIGAPGAQALGEALAVNRTLEILEHPRSPEGVPGSPLSCHWT; this is encoded by the exons ATGAGGAAGCAGGAGTTGCGCCCGGGCGGGGAGGCTGGCCAGGGCCACGCCGCCAGCTCCCCAGCCGAGCAGGTGAAAGCCCTGGTGGACCTGCTGGCCGGGAAAGGCAGTCAGGGCTCCCAGGCCCCGCAGCCCCTCAACAGGACGCCAGAATGCCCGCTGAAGCCCCATGGCAATG ACTTGAGGATACAGAGGCACTGGGAGGCCCTGCTGAGCAGGACCGGGGGTGGCCCCGAGCTGGGCAGCCCCTCCCCAAGGCTGACCAGCCTCCTGCTGGTGGAGGGCCTGACGGACCTGCAGCTGAGGGAGCACGACTTCACGCAAGTGGAGGCCACGCGCGGGGGCTGGTGCTCGGCCAAGACCATCGCCCTGGACAGGCTCTTCCTGCCCCTGTCGCGGGTATCCATCCCCCCCCGCATCTCCATCACCATCGGGGTGGCCGGGGTGGGCAAGACCACCCTGGTGAGGAACTTCGTCCACCTCTGGGCCCGGGGGCAGGTGGGCAAGGACTTCTCATTGGTACTGCCCCTGACCTTCCGGGATCTCAACACCCATGAGAAGCTGTCTGCAGACAGACTCCTCCGCTCCGTCTTCCCGCACGCTGGGGAGGCGGGCCTGGCATCAGCGGCGCTGAGCAAAGCCCTCCTGGTCCTGGATGGCCTGGACGAGTGTAAGACGCCCCTGGACTTCTCCAACACCGTGGCCTGCACGGACCCCAAGAAGGAGATCCAAGTGGACCACCTGATCACCAACATCATCCGGGGCAACCTCTTCCCGGAAGTGTCTGTCTGGATCACCTCCCGTCCCGGCGCAGCTGGCCAGATTCCGGGGGGCCTAGTGGACCGGATGACCGAGATCCGGGGCTTCAGTGAAGAGGAGATCAAGACCTGTCTGGAGCAGATGTTCCCCGAGGACCCTGTCCTCACGGGCTGGGTCCTGAGCCAGGTGCAGGCTGACCGGGCCCTGTACCTCATGTGCACCGTCCCGGCCTTCTGCCGGCTGGCAGGGGCAGCGCTGGGCCACCTGCATCGCCACAGGCCGGGGCCCCCGGACGCTGAGCTGTGGCCCCCGAGGACCCTGTGTGAGCTCTACTCGTGGTACTTCAGGATGGCCCTTGGCGGAGAGGGGCAGGAGAAGGCCAAGGCGAGCCCCCGTATTGAGCAGCTGGCTCACAGCGGCCGCAAGCTGGTGGGCACGCTGGGCCGGCTGGCCTTCCACGGGCTGATCAGGAAGAAGTACGTGTTCTACGAGCCCGACCTGAAGGTGCTGGGCGTGGACCTTGCGCTGCTACAGACGGCCCTGTGCAGCCGCTTCCTGCAGCGGGAGGAGACGCTGGCCTCCGTGGCCGCCTACTGCTTCACCCACCTGTCCCTGCAGGAGTTCGTGGCGGCCGCATACTACTGCAGCGCCTCCAAGAGGGCCATATTCGACCTCTTCACCGAGGGCGGCGTGTCCTGGCCCCGGCTGGGCTTCCTCACTCACTTCCGTAGTGCGGCCCAGCGGGCCATGCAGGCCGAGGACGGGCGGCTCGACATCTTCCTGCGATTCCTCTCAGGCCTCTTGTCCCCGAGGGTCAATGCGCTGCTGGCCGGCTCCCTGCTGACCCAGGGCGAGCACCAGGGCTACCGGGCCCAGGTGGCCGAGCTCCTGCAGGGCTGTCTGCGCCCCGACGTGGCAGTCTGCGCCCGGGCCGTCAACGTCCTGCACTGCCTGCGCGAGCTGCAGCACACCGAGCTGGCCCGCAGCGTGGAGGGGGCCGTGGCCAGCGGGGGCCTGGCCAGGCTGACCAGCCCCCCGCACCGCGCCGCCCTGGCCTACCTCCTGCAGGTGTCCGACGTCTGCGCCCCGGAGGCCCCCCTGCCCCTGCGCCTCGGCCCAGGCGTCCTCCAGAGCCTGCTGCCCCAGCTGCTCTACTGCCAGAGCCTGAG GCTGGACACCAACCAGCTCCAGGACCCCGTGATGGACCTGCTGGGCAGCGTGCTGAGTGGGAAAGACTGCCGCATTCAGAGGCTCAG CTTGGCTGAGAACCAGATCAGTAACAAAGGGGCCAAAGCTCTGGCCAGATCCCTCCTCGTCAACAGAAGCCTGACCACCCTGGA TCTCCGCAGTAACTCCATCGGCCCTCGAGGGGCCAAGGCACTGGCGGATGCTCTGAAGATTAACCGCACCCTGGCCTCTCTGAG CCTCCAGAGCAACAGGATCAGGGACGACGGTGCCAGGTGCATGGCTGAGGCCTTGGCCGCCAACCGGATCCTCTGTGTGCTTCA CCTGCAGAAGAACTCCATCGGGCCAGTGGGAACCCAGCAGATGGCAGATGCCCTGAAGCAAAACAGGAGTCTGAAGGAGCTCAT GTTCTCCAGCAACAGCATTGGCGATGGAGGCGCCAAGGCCCTGGCGGAGGCCCTGATGGTGAACCAGGGCCTGAAGAGCCTGGA CCTGCAGAGCAACTCCATCAGTGACCCGGGAGTAGCAGCGCTGATGGGGGCCCTCTGCACCAACCAGACGCTCCTCAGCCTCAA CCTTCGAGAAAATTCCATCAGCCCGGAGGGAGCCCAGGATCTGGCACGTGCTCTCCGCACCAACAGCACCCTGAAGAGTCTGGA ccTGACAGCCAACCTACTCCACGACCAGGGCGCCCAGGCCATCGCAGAGGCAGTGAGAGAAAACCGCGCCCTCACGTCCCTTCA CCTGCAGTGGAACTTCATCCAGGCCGGCGCTGCCAAGGCCCTGGGACAAGCACTACAGCTCAACACGAGCCTGACCAGCCTCGA TTTACAGGAGAACGCCATCGGGGATGAAGGTGCCTCTGCCTTGGCCAGCGCGCTGAAGGTGAACACAGCCCTCACTGCTCTCTA TCTCCAGGTGGCCTCCATTGGTGCTCCGGGGGCCCAGGCACTCGGGGAGGCCCTGGCTGTGAACAGAACCTTGGAGATTCTAGA GCACCCACGCTCACCGGAAGGGGTGCCGGGCTCCCCTCTCAGCTGTCACTGGACCTGA
- the NLRC3 gene encoding NLR family CARD domain-containing protein 3 isoform X1: protein MRKQELRPGGEAGQGHAASSPAEQVKALVDLLAGKGSQGSQAPQPLNRTPECPLKPHGNDLRIQRHWEALLSRTGGGPELGSPSPRLTSLLLVEGLTDLQLREHDFTQVEATRGGWCSAKTIALDRLFLPLSRVSIPPRISITIGVAGVGKTTLVRNFVHLWARGQVGKDFSLVLPLTFRDLNTHEKLSADRLLRSVFPHAGEAGLASAALSKALLVLDGLDECKTPLDFSNTVACTDPKKEIQVDHLITNIIRGNLFPEVSVWITSRPGAAGQIPGGLVDRMTEIRGFSEEEIKTCLEQMFPEDPVLTGWVLSQVQADRALYLMCTVPAFCRLAGAALGHLHRHRPGPPDAELWPPRTLCELYSWYFRMALGGEGQEKAKASPRIEQLAHSGRKLVGTLGRLAFHGLIRKKYVFYEPDLKVLGVDLALLQTALCSRFLQREETLASVAAYCFTHLSLQEFVAAAYYCSASKRAIFDLFTEGGVSWPRLGFLTHFRSAAQRAMQAEDGRLDIFLRFLSGLLSPRVNALLAGSLLTQGEHQGYRAQVAELLQGCLRPDVAVCARAVNVLHCLRELQHTELARSVEGAVASGGLARLTSPPHRAALAYLLQVSDVCAPEAPLPLRLGPGVLQSLLPQLLYCQSLRLDTNQLQDPVMDLLGSVLSGKDCRIQRLSLAENQISNKGAKALARSLLVNRSLTTLDLRSNSIGPRGAKALADALKINRTLASLSLQSNRIRDDGARCMAEALAANRILCVLHLQKNSIGPVGTQQMADALKQNRSLKELMFSSNSIGDGGAKALAEALMVNQGLKSLDLQSNSISDPGVAALMGALCTNQTLLSLNLRENSISPEGAQDLARALRTNSTLKSLDLTANLLHDQGAQAIAEAVRENRALTSLHLQWNFIQAGAAKALGQALQLNTSLTSLDLQENAIGDEGASALASALKVNTALTALYLQVASIGAPGAQALGEALAVNRTLEILDLRGNTIEVAGAKALANALKVNSSLRRLNLQENSLGMEGAICVATALSGNHGLRHINLQGNHIGESGARMISEAIKTNAPLCTVEM from the exons ATGAGGAAGCAGGAGTTGCGCCCGGGCGGGGAGGCTGGCCAGGGCCACGCCGCCAGCTCCCCAGCCGAGCAGGTGAAAGCCCTGGTGGACCTGCTGGCCGGGAAAGGCAGTCAGGGCTCCCAGGCCCCGCAGCCCCTCAACAGGACGCCAGAATGCCCGCTGAAGCCCCATGGCAATG ACTTGAGGATACAGAGGCACTGGGAGGCCCTGCTGAGCAGGACCGGGGGTGGCCCCGAGCTGGGCAGCCCCTCCCCAAGGCTGACCAGCCTCCTGCTGGTGGAGGGCCTGACGGACCTGCAGCTGAGGGAGCACGACTTCACGCAAGTGGAGGCCACGCGCGGGGGCTGGTGCTCGGCCAAGACCATCGCCCTGGACAGGCTCTTCCTGCCCCTGTCGCGGGTATCCATCCCCCCCCGCATCTCCATCACCATCGGGGTGGCCGGGGTGGGCAAGACCACCCTGGTGAGGAACTTCGTCCACCTCTGGGCCCGGGGGCAGGTGGGCAAGGACTTCTCATTGGTACTGCCCCTGACCTTCCGGGATCTCAACACCCATGAGAAGCTGTCTGCAGACAGACTCCTCCGCTCCGTCTTCCCGCACGCTGGGGAGGCGGGCCTGGCATCAGCGGCGCTGAGCAAAGCCCTCCTGGTCCTGGATGGCCTGGACGAGTGTAAGACGCCCCTGGACTTCTCCAACACCGTGGCCTGCACGGACCCCAAGAAGGAGATCCAAGTGGACCACCTGATCACCAACATCATCCGGGGCAACCTCTTCCCGGAAGTGTCTGTCTGGATCACCTCCCGTCCCGGCGCAGCTGGCCAGATTCCGGGGGGCCTAGTGGACCGGATGACCGAGATCCGGGGCTTCAGTGAAGAGGAGATCAAGACCTGTCTGGAGCAGATGTTCCCCGAGGACCCTGTCCTCACGGGCTGGGTCCTGAGCCAGGTGCAGGCTGACCGGGCCCTGTACCTCATGTGCACCGTCCCGGCCTTCTGCCGGCTGGCAGGGGCAGCGCTGGGCCACCTGCATCGCCACAGGCCGGGGCCCCCGGACGCTGAGCTGTGGCCCCCGAGGACCCTGTGTGAGCTCTACTCGTGGTACTTCAGGATGGCCCTTGGCGGAGAGGGGCAGGAGAAGGCCAAGGCGAGCCCCCGTATTGAGCAGCTGGCTCACAGCGGCCGCAAGCTGGTGGGCACGCTGGGCCGGCTGGCCTTCCACGGGCTGATCAGGAAGAAGTACGTGTTCTACGAGCCCGACCTGAAGGTGCTGGGCGTGGACCTTGCGCTGCTACAGACGGCCCTGTGCAGCCGCTTCCTGCAGCGGGAGGAGACGCTGGCCTCCGTGGCCGCCTACTGCTTCACCCACCTGTCCCTGCAGGAGTTCGTGGCGGCCGCATACTACTGCAGCGCCTCCAAGAGGGCCATATTCGACCTCTTCACCGAGGGCGGCGTGTCCTGGCCCCGGCTGGGCTTCCTCACTCACTTCCGTAGTGCGGCCCAGCGGGCCATGCAGGCCGAGGACGGGCGGCTCGACATCTTCCTGCGATTCCTCTCAGGCCTCTTGTCCCCGAGGGTCAATGCGCTGCTGGCCGGCTCCCTGCTGACCCAGGGCGAGCACCAGGGCTACCGGGCCCAGGTGGCCGAGCTCCTGCAGGGCTGTCTGCGCCCCGACGTGGCAGTCTGCGCCCGGGCCGTCAACGTCCTGCACTGCCTGCGCGAGCTGCAGCACACCGAGCTGGCCCGCAGCGTGGAGGGGGCCGTGGCCAGCGGGGGCCTGGCCAGGCTGACCAGCCCCCCGCACCGCGCCGCCCTGGCCTACCTCCTGCAGGTGTCCGACGTCTGCGCCCCGGAGGCCCCCCTGCCCCTGCGCCTCGGCCCAGGCGTCCTCCAGAGCCTGCTGCCCCAGCTGCTCTACTGCCAGAGCCTGAG GCTGGACACCAACCAGCTCCAGGACCCCGTGATGGACCTGCTGGGCAGCGTGCTGAGTGGGAAAGACTGCCGCATTCAGAGGCTCAG CTTGGCTGAGAACCAGATCAGTAACAAAGGGGCCAAAGCTCTGGCCAGATCCCTCCTCGTCAACAGAAGCCTGACCACCCTGGA TCTCCGCAGTAACTCCATCGGCCCTCGAGGGGCCAAGGCACTGGCGGATGCTCTGAAGATTAACCGCACCCTGGCCTCTCTGAG CCTCCAGAGCAACAGGATCAGGGACGACGGTGCCAGGTGCATGGCTGAGGCCTTGGCCGCCAACCGGATCCTCTGTGTGCTTCA CCTGCAGAAGAACTCCATCGGGCCAGTGGGAACCCAGCAGATGGCAGATGCCCTGAAGCAAAACAGGAGTCTGAAGGAGCTCAT GTTCTCCAGCAACAGCATTGGCGATGGAGGCGCCAAGGCCCTGGCGGAGGCCCTGATGGTGAACCAGGGCCTGAAGAGCCTGGA CCTGCAGAGCAACTCCATCAGTGACCCGGGAGTAGCAGCGCTGATGGGGGCCCTCTGCACCAACCAGACGCTCCTCAGCCTCAA CCTTCGAGAAAATTCCATCAGCCCGGAGGGAGCCCAGGATCTGGCACGTGCTCTCCGCACCAACAGCACCCTGAAGAGTCTGGA ccTGACAGCCAACCTACTCCACGACCAGGGCGCCCAGGCCATCGCAGAGGCAGTGAGAGAAAACCGCGCCCTCACGTCCCTTCA CCTGCAGTGGAACTTCATCCAGGCCGGCGCTGCCAAGGCCCTGGGACAAGCACTACAGCTCAACACGAGCCTGACCAGCCTCGA TTTACAGGAGAACGCCATCGGGGATGAAGGTGCCTCTGCCTTGGCCAGCGCGCTGAAGGTGAACACAGCCCTCACTGCTCTCTA TCTCCAGGTGGCCTCCATTGGTGCTCCGGGGGCCCAGGCACTCGGGGAGGCCCTGGCTGTGAACAGAACCTTGGAGATTCTAGA CTTAAGAGGAAACACCATCGAGGTGGCTGGAGCCAAAGCCCTGGCGAATGCGCTCAAGGTCAATTCCAGTCTCCGGAGACTCAA TCTTCAAGAGAATTCCTTGGGAATGGAGGGGGCGATATGCGTTGCCACTGCACTGTCTGGAAACCACGGGCTCCGGCACATCAA TCTCCAGGGAAACCACATTGGAGAGTCTGGTGCCAGGATGATCTCGGAGGCTATCAAGACAAATGCTCCCTTGTGCACTGTGGAAATGTGA
- the NLRC3 gene encoding NLR family CARD domain-containing protein 3 isoform X2, translating into MRKQELRPGGEAGQGHAASSPAEQVKALVDLLAGKGSQGSQAPQPLNRTPECPLKPHGNDLRIQRHWEALLSRTGGGPELGSPSPRLTSLLLVEGLTDLQLREHDFTQVEATRGGWCSAKTIALDRLFLPLSRVSIPPRISITIGVAGVGKTTLVRNFVHLWARGQVGKDFSLVLPLTFRDLNTHEKLSADRLLRSVFPHAGEAGLASAALSKALLVLDGLDECKTPLDFSNTVACTDPKKEIQVDHLITNIIRGNLFPEVSVWITSRPGAAGQIPGGLVDRMTEIRGFSEEEIKTCLEQMFPEDPVLTGWVLSQVQADRALYLMCTVPAFCRLAGAALGHLHRHRPGPPDAELWPPRTLCELYSWYFRMALGGEGQEKAKASPRIEQLAHSGRKLVGTLGRLAFHGLIRKKYVFYEPDLKVLGVDLALLQTALCSRFLQREETLASVAAYCFTHLSLQEFVAAAYYCSASKRAIFDLFTEGGVSWPRLGFLTHFRSAAQRAMQAEDGRLDIFLRFLSGLLSPRVNALLAGSLLTQGEHQGYRAQVAELLQGCLRPDVAVCARAVNVLHCLRELQHTELARSVEGAVASGGLARLTSPPHRAALAYLLQVSDVCAPEAPLPLRLGPGVLQSLLPQLLYCQSLRLDTNQLQDPVMDLLGSVLSGKDCRIQRLSLAENQISNKGAKALARSLLVNRSLTTLDLRSNSIGPRGAKALADALKINRTLASLSLQSNRIRDDGARCMAEALAANRILCVLQFSSNSIGDGGAKALAEALMVNQGLKSLDLQSNSISDPGVAALMGALCTNQTLLSLNLRENSISPEGAQDLARALRTNSTLKSLDLTANLLHDQGAQAIAEAVRENRALTSLHLQWNFIQAGAAKALGQALQLNTSLTSLDLQENAIGDEGASALASALKVNTALTALYLQVASIGAPGAQALGEALAVNRTLEILDLRGNTIEVAGAKALANALKVNSSLRRLNLQENSLGMEGAICVATALSGNHGLRHINLQGNHIGESGARMISEAIKTNAPLCTVEM; encoded by the exons ATGAGGAAGCAGGAGTTGCGCCCGGGCGGGGAGGCTGGCCAGGGCCACGCCGCCAGCTCCCCAGCCGAGCAGGTGAAAGCCCTGGTGGACCTGCTGGCCGGGAAAGGCAGTCAGGGCTCCCAGGCCCCGCAGCCCCTCAACAGGACGCCAGAATGCCCGCTGAAGCCCCATGGCAATG ACTTGAGGATACAGAGGCACTGGGAGGCCCTGCTGAGCAGGACCGGGGGTGGCCCCGAGCTGGGCAGCCCCTCCCCAAGGCTGACCAGCCTCCTGCTGGTGGAGGGCCTGACGGACCTGCAGCTGAGGGAGCACGACTTCACGCAAGTGGAGGCCACGCGCGGGGGCTGGTGCTCGGCCAAGACCATCGCCCTGGACAGGCTCTTCCTGCCCCTGTCGCGGGTATCCATCCCCCCCCGCATCTCCATCACCATCGGGGTGGCCGGGGTGGGCAAGACCACCCTGGTGAGGAACTTCGTCCACCTCTGGGCCCGGGGGCAGGTGGGCAAGGACTTCTCATTGGTACTGCCCCTGACCTTCCGGGATCTCAACACCCATGAGAAGCTGTCTGCAGACAGACTCCTCCGCTCCGTCTTCCCGCACGCTGGGGAGGCGGGCCTGGCATCAGCGGCGCTGAGCAAAGCCCTCCTGGTCCTGGATGGCCTGGACGAGTGTAAGACGCCCCTGGACTTCTCCAACACCGTGGCCTGCACGGACCCCAAGAAGGAGATCCAAGTGGACCACCTGATCACCAACATCATCCGGGGCAACCTCTTCCCGGAAGTGTCTGTCTGGATCACCTCCCGTCCCGGCGCAGCTGGCCAGATTCCGGGGGGCCTAGTGGACCGGATGACCGAGATCCGGGGCTTCAGTGAAGAGGAGATCAAGACCTGTCTGGAGCAGATGTTCCCCGAGGACCCTGTCCTCACGGGCTGGGTCCTGAGCCAGGTGCAGGCTGACCGGGCCCTGTACCTCATGTGCACCGTCCCGGCCTTCTGCCGGCTGGCAGGGGCAGCGCTGGGCCACCTGCATCGCCACAGGCCGGGGCCCCCGGACGCTGAGCTGTGGCCCCCGAGGACCCTGTGTGAGCTCTACTCGTGGTACTTCAGGATGGCCCTTGGCGGAGAGGGGCAGGAGAAGGCCAAGGCGAGCCCCCGTATTGAGCAGCTGGCTCACAGCGGCCGCAAGCTGGTGGGCACGCTGGGCCGGCTGGCCTTCCACGGGCTGATCAGGAAGAAGTACGTGTTCTACGAGCCCGACCTGAAGGTGCTGGGCGTGGACCTTGCGCTGCTACAGACGGCCCTGTGCAGCCGCTTCCTGCAGCGGGAGGAGACGCTGGCCTCCGTGGCCGCCTACTGCTTCACCCACCTGTCCCTGCAGGAGTTCGTGGCGGCCGCATACTACTGCAGCGCCTCCAAGAGGGCCATATTCGACCTCTTCACCGAGGGCGGCGTGTCCTGGCCCCGGCTGGGCTTCCTCACTCACTTCCGTAGTGCGGCCCAGCGGGCCATGCAGGCCGAGGACGGGCGGCTCGACATCTTCCTGCGATTCCTCTCAGGCCTCTTGTCCCCGAGGGTCAATGCGCTGCTGGCCGGCTCCCTGCTGACCCAGGGCGAGCACCAGGGCTACCGGGCCCAGGTGGCCGAGCTCCTGCAGGGCTGTCTGCGCCCCGACGTGGCAGTCTGCGCCCGGGCCGTCAACGTCCTGCACTGCCTGCGCGAGCTGCAGCACACCGAGCTGGCCCGCAGCGTGGAGGGGGCCGTGGCCAGCGGGGGCCTGGCCAGGCTGACCAGCCCCCCGCACCGCGCCGCCCTGGCCTACCTCCTGCAGGTGTCCGACGTCTGCGCCCCGGAGGCCCCCCTGCCCCTGCGCCTCGGCCCAGGCGTCCTCCAGAGCCTGCTGCCCCAGCTGCTCTACTGCCAGAGCCTGAG GCTGGACACCAACCAGCTCCAGGACCCCGTGATGGACCTGCTGGGCAGCGTGCTGAGTGGGAAAGACTGCCGCATTCAGAGGCTCAG CTTGGCTGAGAACCAGATCAGTAACAAAGGGGCCAAAGCTCTGGCCAGATCCCTCCTCGTCAACAGAAGCCTGACCACCCTGGA TCTCCGCAGTAACTCCATCGGCCCTCGAGGGGCCAAGGCACTGGCGGATGCTCTGAAGATTAACCGCACCCTGGCCTCTCTGAG CCTCCAGAGCAACAGGATCAGGGACGACGGTGCCAGGTGCATGGCTGAGGCCTTGGCCGCCAACCGGATCCTCTGTGTGCTTCA GTTCTCCAGCAACAGCATTGGCGATGGAGGCGCCAAGGCCCTGGCGGAGGCCCTGATGGTGAACCAGGGCCTGAAGAGCCTGGA CCTGCAGAGCAACTCCATCAGTGACCCGGGAGTAGCAGCGCTGATGGGGGCCCTCTGCACCAACCAGACGCTCCTCAGCCTCAA CCTTCGAGAAAATTCCATCAGCCCGGAGGGAGCCCAGGATCTGGCACGTGCTCTCCGCACCAACAGCACCCTGAAGAGTCTGGA ccTGACAGCCAACCTACTCCACGACCAGGGCGCCCAGGCCATCGCAGAGGCAGTGAGAGAAAACCGCGCCCTCACGTCCCTTCA CCTGCAGTGGAACTTCATCCAGGCCGGCGCTGCCAAGGCCCTGGGACAAGCACTACAGCTCAACACGAGCCTGACCAGCCTCGA TTTACAGGAGAACGCCATCGGGGATGAAGGTGCCTCTGCCTTGGCCAGCGCGCTGAAGGTGAACACAGCCCTCACTGCTCTCTA TCTCCAGGTGGCCTCCATTGGTGCTCCGGGGGCCCAGGCACTCGGGGAGGCCCTGGCTGTGAACAGAACCTTGGAGATTCTAGA CTTAAGAGGAAACACCATCGAGGTGGCTGGAGCCAAAGCCCTGGCGAATGCGCTCAAGGTCAATTCCAGTCTCCGGAGACTCAA TCTTCAAGAGAATTCCTTGGGAATGGAGGGGGCGATATGCGTTGCCACTGCACTGTCTGGAAACCACGGGCTCCGGCACATCAA TCTCCAGGGAAACCACATTGGAGAGTCTGGTGCCAGGATGATCTCGGAGGCTATCAAGACAAATGCTCCCTTGTGCACTGTGGAAATGTGA